One genomic segment of Theobroma cacao cultivar B97-61/B2 chromosome 6, Criollo_cocoa_genome_V2, whole genome shotgun sequence includes these proteins:
- the LOC18596636 gene encoding protein transport protein Sec61 subunit alpha isoform X1, producing the protein MGGGFRVLHLVRPFLSFLPEVQSADRKVPFREKVIYTVISLFIFLVCSQLPLYGIHSTTGADPFYWMRVILASNRGTVMELGITPIVTSGLVMQLLAGSKIIEVDNSVREDRALLNGAQKLLGILIAVGEAVAYVLSGMYGSVGQLGVGNAILIIIQLCFAGIIVICLDELLQKGYGLGSGISLFIATNICENIIWKAFSPTTINSGRGAEFEGAVIAMFHLLITRSDKVRALREAFYRQNLPNVTNLLATVLIFLIVIYFQGFRVVLPVRSKNARGQQGSYPIKLFYTSNMPIILQSALVSNLYFISQLLYRKYSGNFFVNLLGKWKESEYSGGQFIPVGGLAYYVTAPARLKLILFQYGSVHQHGSHFLAIFSSYVLMPGFSDYSCSLADMAANPFHALFYLVFMLSACALFSKTWIEVSGSSARDVAKQLKEQQMVMPGHRDSNLQKELNRYIPTAAAFGGMCIGALTVLADFMGAIGSGTGILLAVTIIYQYFETFEKERASELGFFGF; encoded by the exons ATGGGAGGAGGGTTCAGAGTGCTGCATCTGGTTAGACCATTCCTTTCATTTCTGCCAGAGGTTCAGAGTGCTGACAGGAAAGTTCCCTTTAGAGAGAAGGTCATCTACACTGTCATCTCTCTCTTCATCTTTCTGGTATGCAGTCAGCTTCCACTTTATGGCATACATTCTACGACAGGAGCTGATCCATTCTATTGGATGCGTGTTATTCTTGCATCAAACCGTGGAACTGTTATGGAACTTGGGATTACCCCCATTGTGACATCTGGATTGGTGATGCAACTCCTGGCTGGTTCAAAGATCATTGAGGTGGACAACAGTGTACGTGAGGATCGTGCACTCTT AAATGGGGCTCAAAAGTTGTTGGGCATCCTGATTGCTGTGGGTGAGGCTGTGGCATATGTACTGTCTGGTATGTATGGCAGTGTCGGTCAGCTTGGTGTTGGGAATGctattcttattattattcaacTCTGCTTTGCTGGAATCATTGTGATCTGTCTGGATGAACTTCTCCAGAAGGGATATGGTTTGGGCTCTGGGATCTCCCTTTTCATAGCCACCAATATCTG TGAAAATATTATCTGGAAAGCCTTTAGCCCTACAACTATCAACAGTGGTCGGGGGGCTGAATTTGAAGGTGCTGTTATTGCTATGTTCCACCTACTGATAACTAGGTCTGATAAAGTTCGAGCACTTCGCGAGGCTTTCTATCGGCAGAATCTTCCAAATGTCACAAATTTACTTGCTACAGTATTGATCTTCCTTATTGTCATCTACTTCCAAGGTTTCCGTGTTGTTTTACCTGTAAGATCAAAGAATGCTCGCGGACAGCAAGGGTCATATCCAATTAAGCTCTTCTACACCTCCAACATGCCTATCATCCTGCAATCTGCCCTTGTTTCAAATCTTTATTTCATCTCCCAG TTACTGTACAGGAAGTACAGTGGTAACTTCTTTGTGAATCTGTTGGGGAAGTGGAAGGAATCTGAATATTCAGGTGGTCAGTTTATTCCTGTTGGTGGTCTAGCATACTACGTTACTGCACCTGCAAGGTTAAAATTGATCTTGTTTCAATATGGTTCAGTTCACCAACACGGTTCTCATTTTTTGGctattttctcttcatatgtGCTGATGCCTGGTTTTTCTGATTATTCATGCAGCTTGGCTGACATGGCTGCAAATCCCTTCCATGCTCTGTTTTATCTGGTGTTCATGCTTTCAGCATGTgccttgttttcaaaaacttggatTGAAGTTTCTGGTTCTTCTGCCAGAGACGTGGCTAAGCAGCTCAAG GAACAACAAATGGTGATGCCTGGGCATAGAGATTCAAATCTGCAGAAGGAACTGAACCGCTACATACCAACTGCAGCTGCATTTGGTGGGATGTGCATCGGTGCATTAACAGTGCTAGCCGATTTCATGGGAGCAATTGGTTCTGGGACTGGAATATTGCTTGCTGTTACAATCATATATCAGTACTTTGAGACCTTTGAGAAGGAGAGAGCCAGTGAACTGGGCTTCTTCGGCTTCTAA
- the LOC18596636 gene encoding protein transport protein Sec61 subunit alpha isoform X2, translating into MGGGFRVLHLVRPFLSFLPEVQSADRKVPFREKVIYTVISLFIFLVCSQLPLYGIHSTTGADPFYWMRVILASNRGTVMELGITPIVTSGLVMQLLAGSKIIEVDNSVREDRALLNGAQKLLGILIAVGEAVAYVLSGMYGSVGQLGVGNAILIIIQLCFAGIIVICLDELLQKGYGLGSGISLFIATNICENIIWKAFSPTTINSGRGAEFEGAVIAMFHLLITRSDKVRALREAFYRQNLPNVTNLLATVLIFLIVIYFQGFRVVLPVRSKNARGQQGSYPIKLFYTSNMPIILQSALVSNLYFISQLLYRKYSGNFFVNLLGKWKESEYSGGQFIPVGGLAYYVTAPASLADMAANPFHALFYLVFMLSACALFSKTWIEVSGSSARDVAKQLKEQQMVMPGHRDSNLQKELNRYIPTAAAFGGMCIGALTVLADFMGAIGSGTGILLAVTIIYQYFETFEKERASELGFFGF; encoded by the exons ATGGGAGGAGGGTTCAGAGTGCTGCATCTGGTTAGACCATTCCTTTCATTTCTGCCAGAGGTTCAGAGTGCTGACAGGAAAGTTCCCTTTAGAGAGAAGGTCATCTACACTGTCATCTCTCTCTTCATCTTTCTGGTATGCAGTCAGCTTCCACTTTATGGCATACATTCTACGACAGGAGCTGATCCATTCTATTGGATGCGTGTTATTCTTGCATCAAACCGTGGAACTGTTATGGAACTTGGGATTACCCCCATTGTGACATCTGGATTGGTGATGCAACTCCTGGCTGGTTCAAAGATCATTGAGGTGGACAACAGTGTACGTGAGGATCGTGCACTCTT AAATGGGGCTCAAAAGTTGTTGGGCATCCTGATTGCTGTGGGTGAGGCTGTGGCATATGTACTGTCTGGTATGTATGGCAGTGTCGGTCAGCTTGGTGTTGGGAATGctattcttattattattcaacTCTGCTTTGCTGGAATCATTGTGATCTGTCTGGATGAACTTCTCCAGAAGGGATATGGTTTGGGCTCTGGGATCTCCCTTTTCATAGCCACCAATATCTG TGAAAATATTATCTGGAAAGCCTTTAGCCCTACAACTATCAACAGTGGTCGGGGGGCTGAATTTGAAGGTGCTGTTATTGCTATGTTCCACCTACTGATAACTAGGTCTGATAAAGTTCGAGCACTTCGCGAGGCTTTCTATCGGCAGAATCTTCCAAATGTCACAAATTTACTTGCTACAGTATTGATCTTCCTTATTGTCATCTACTTCCAAGGTTTCCGTGTTGTTTTACCTGTAAGATCAAAGAATGCTCGCGGACAGCAAGGGTCATATCCAATTAAGCTCTTCTACACCTCCAACATGCCTATCATCCTGCAATCTGCCCTTGTTTCAAATCTTTATTTCATCTCCCAG TTACTGTACAGGAAGTACAGTGGTAACTTCTTTGTGAATCTGTTGGGGAAGTGGAAGGAATCTGAATATTCAGGTGGTCAGTTTATTCCTGTTGGTGGTCTAGCATACTACGTTACTGCACCTGCAAG CTTGGCTGACATGGCTGCAAATCCCTTCCATGCTCTGTTTTATCTGGTGTTCATGCTTTCAGCATGTgccttgttttcaaaaacttggatTGAAGTTTCTGGTTCTTCTGCCAGAGACGTGGCTAAGCAGCTCAAG GAACAACAAATGGTGATGCCTGGGCATAGAGATTCAAATCTGCAGAAGGAACTGAACCGCTACATACCAACTGCAGCTGCATTTGGTGGGATGTGCATCGGTGCATTAACAGTGCTAGCCGATTTCATGGGAGCAATTGGTTCTGGGACTGGAATATTGCTTGCTGTTACAATCATATATCAGTACTTTGAGACCTTTGAGAAGGAGAGAGCCAGTGAACTGGGCTTCTTCGGCTTCTAA
- the LOC18596637 gene encoding uncharacterized protein LOC18596637, with the protein METIKPKSAFNNNSNSNHKSRLARTFQKVINLRTATKIASSNGIGICVLTSQHKFPQDDSTPDHKLSSNADKHGGDSKVKQKAVLEALVAKVFASVTSIKAAYAELQMAQHPYNSDAIQAADQAVVEELRALSELKRKFLKKELDLSPQVTLMLAEIQEQQSLMRTYEITIKKLESDVEEKDSGIASLHEQLEGCTAFNKSMEKKLNASGPLSMFDNIQFTTLNPSHFVQVLHCTLRSVRSFVKMMIKEMELAKWDLDAAAKTIEPGAVFAKQSHRCFVFESFVCKTMLDGFNSHDFGLTNNSASKKLDPEQYFNKFKNLKSANPKSYLVQYPNSSFAIFTRTKYLNLVHAKMECSFFGNLNQRKLVTSGGFPDTAFFTAFAEMARRFWLLHCLGFSLHEQVSVFQVKKDSRFSEVYMENVSEESLFSSEINDANVDIRVSFTVVPGFKIGKTVIQSQVYLSPVITPPVSR; encoded by the coding sequence ATGGAAACAATCAAACCCAAATCAGCTTTTAACAACAATAGCAACAGCAACCACAAGAGCAGGCTAGCAAGAACCTTCCAAAAAGTCATCAACTTGAGGACTGCAACAAAAATTGCTTCAAGCAATGGGATTGGAATCTGTGTTCTCACATCCCAACATAAATTCCCACAAGATGATTCAACCCCAGATCACAAACTTTCTTCCAACGCAGACAAACATGGAGGGGACTCCAAGGTTAAGCAGAAAGCAGTTCTGGAAGCTCTGGTTGCCAAGGTTTTTGCTAGTGTTACTTCCATCAAAGCTGCTTATGCTGAGCTACAAATGGCTCAACATCCTTACAACAGTGATGCTATTCAGGCTGCTGACCAAGCTGTTGTGGAAGAACTCAGAGCACTTTCGGAGCTGAAGCGTAagtttttaaagaaagaacTTGATCTTTCGCCTCAAGTTACTTTGATGCTAGCGGAGATTCAGGAACAGCAAAGCTTGATGCGAACGTACGAGATCACAATCAAGAAGTTGGAATCCGAtgttgaagaaaaagattCAGGCATTGCTTCACTTCATGAGCAGCTTGAAGGGTGCACTGCTTTTAACAAGTCCATGGAGAAGAAACTAAACGCGAGTGGACCTTTGTCAATGTTTGATAACATCCAGTTTACGACGTTGAATCCAAGTCATTTTGTGCAAGTTTTACACTGTACTTTGAGATCTGTTCGCAGTTTTGTGAAAATGATGATCAAGGAAATGGAGTTAGCCAAGTGGGATCTTGATGCTGCTGCTAAAACTATTGAACCCGGAGCTGTTTTCGCTAAACAAAGCCATAGGTGCTTTGTATTTGAATCTTTTGTGTGTAAAACAATGTTAGACGGCTTCAACTCCCATGATTTTGGGCTCACAAACAACTCTGCCTCCAAGAAACTTGACCCGGAGCAGTATTTCAACAAATTCAAGAACCTGAAATCTGCTAACCCGAAATCCTATTTAGTTCAGTATCCAAACTCTAGTTTTGCTATATTCACCAGAACCAAGTACCTCAACCTTGTCCATGCCAAAATGGAATGTTCATTTTTCGGAAACTTGAATCAAAGGAAGCTGGTTACCTCTGGTGGGTTCCCGGATACAGCTTTCTTTACAGCTTTTGCAGAGATGGCTAGGCGCTTTTGGCTCTTGCATTGCTTGGGATTCTCATTGCATGAACAAGTTTCAGTCTTTCAGGTGAAGAAAGATAGTAGATTCTCTGAGGTTTACATGGAAAATGTTAGCGAAGAATCACTTTTCTCCAGTGAAATCAACGATGCAAATGTTGATATTAGAGTTAGTTTCACGGTTGTTCCAGGGTTCAAGATTGGTAAAACTGTGATACAAAGCCAAGTTTATTTGTCTCCGGTGATTACTCCACCGGTGAGTCGTTGa